The Pseudomonas iranensis genome includes a window with the following:
- a CDS encoding ABC transporter ATP-binding protein → MNAPIVSFNHVGKSFAVNGFELEAIREFNLDIAEGEFVAIVGSSGCGKSTLLRLLVGLDTEFRGQISVDGKAVSGIGGERGIVFQEHRLFPWLTVADNIGLGLVNEPLSGAQKQQRIKDFIELVGLSDFTQAYPHQLSGGMAQRVAIARGLVASPRILLLDEPFGALDALTRQQMQDELLAIRERAQITTILVTHDVEEAIFLADRVVVMEPRPGRIKQVVDIALPHPRQRSSYDFHQLREELLHELTSDDHYQPSAPVQIRDLPLTFIAC, encoded by the coding sequence ATGAACGCACCGATTGTCAGCTTCAACCACGTAGGCAAATCCTTCGCCGTCAACGGTTTCGAACTGGAGGCGATCCGCGAATTCAACCTGGACATTGCCGAGGGCGAGTTCGTCGCCATCGTCGGCTCCAGCGGCTGCGGCAAATCCACTTTGCTGCGTTTGCTGGTCGGCCTCGACACCGAGTTTCGCGGGCAGATCAGTGTCGATGGCAAGGCCGTCAGCGGCATCGGCGGCGAGCGCGGTATCGTCTTTCAGGAACATCGTCTGTTTCCGTGGCTGACAGTCGCCGACAACATCGGCCTGGGCCTGGTCAATGAACCGCTGAGCGGAGCGCAGAAGCAACAACGCATCAAAGACTTTATCGAGCTGGTCGGCCTCAGCGATTTCACCCAGGCCTATCCGCATCAACTTTCCGGCGGCATGGCGCAGCGCGTGGCGATTGCTCGCGGCCTCGTCGCCAGCCCGCGAATCCTGTTGCTCGACGAACCCTTCGGCGCCCTCGACGCACTGACCCGCCAGCAAATGCAGGACGAACTGCTGGCAATCCGCGAACGGGCACAGATCACCACGATTCTGGTGACCCACGATGTCGAGGAAGCGATTTTTCTGGCCGACCGCGTGGTGGTGATGGAGCCGCGTCCGGGGCGGATCAAGCAAGTGGTCGACATCGCCCTGCCGCACCCGCGCCAGCGCAGCAGTTACGACTTTCATCAGCTGCGCGAAGAACTGCTGCACGAGCTGACCAGTGATGACCATTACCAACCGAGCGCACCGGTGCAGATCCGCGATCTGCCGCTGACGTTCATTGCCTGCTGA
- a CDS encoding ABC transporter permease, translated as MARQSLLSLPLAAPPLKSRRTWPSLNQRLLPWLLPVSLFVLWWLAARNQWMSEQILPAPSLVWSSAVELAQGELWSHLWISLQRLFWGLLAGVSTGAVLGAALGFSRRLERLVFPTFAGLAQVPTLAWIPLFMVFFGIGELLKLVVLIKAIVVPVTLHTLVGVRDAQPKLREAAAVLRLPPRLLIWRLVLPAALPAFMAGVRLALAAGWTSLLAVELLASSEGIGYLMVWARQLFMLDIVFVCIVVIGLIGVAMDRGIGLLDRKLVHWPHPATAHITRGPRYQSWQRLQPWLLPLGLLALWQHANDQQWVDANILISPAAVLSTTWDGLLDGTLVNGMALSLSRTLGGLLIGGGLGFALGLLLGLSRLSERLLGPTLAALRQIAIFAWVPLLTAWFGLGELAKWVFVALAAFFPLFIATQRSVANLSPQLNEAAQVLRLGLGQRLRRLVLPGAAPGIFAGLRLSLIYAWLGTIGAEYFMPSNGGIGSQMIGAQQLLRMDLIMAGMLLVGLTGALLNLIGQRLEIRATRWRHA; from the coding sequence ATGGCCCGTCAATCTCTGCTCAGCCTGCCGCTGGCCGCGCCGCCGCTGAAAAGCCGTCGCACCTGGCCGAGCCTGAATCAACGCCTGTTGCCCTGGCTGTTGCCCGTCAGCCTGTTCGTCCTGTGGTGGCTGGCCGCGCGCAATCAGTGGATGAGCGAGCAGATCCTGCCGGCGCCATCGCTGGTGTGGAGCAGCGCTGTGGAACTGGCCCAAGGCGAGTTGTGGAGTCATTTGTGGATCAGCCTGCAACGGTTGTTCTGGGGCTTGTTGGCAGGCGTTTCGACCGGCGCGGTGCTTGGCGCCGCACTGGGCTTCAGTCGACGTCTGGAGCGCCTGGTTTTTCCGACATTCGCCGGATTGGCGCAGGTGCCGACGCTGGCGTGGATTCCGCTGTTCATGGTGTTTTTCGGCATCGGCGAACTGCTGAAACTGGTGGTGCTGATCAAGGCCATTGTGGTGCCGGTGACCTTGCACACACTGGTTGGTGTGCGCGATGCACAACCGAAACTGCGCGAAGCCGCCGCCGTGTTGCGCCTGCCGCCGCGCTTGCTGATTTGGCGCCTGGTGCTTCCCGCTGCGCTGCCGGCGTTCATGGCCGGCGTGCGCCTGGCACTCGCCGCCGGCTGGACCTCGTTGCTGGCGGTCGAGCTGCTGGCCTCCAGCGAAGGCATCGGCTATCTGATGGTCTGGGCGCGGCAGTTGTTCATGCTCGACATCGTGTTCGTGTGCATCGTGGTGATCGGTCTGATCGGCGTGGCGATGGATCGCGGCATCGGCCTGCTCGACCGCAAACTGGTGCACTGGCCGCACCCGGCCACCGCGCACATCACACGCGGCCCGCGCTATCAAAGCTGGCAACGCCTGCAACCGTGGCTGTTGCCGCTGGGCTTGTTGGCGCTCTGGCAACACGCCAATGATCAGCAGTGGGTCGACGCGAATATTCTGATCAGCCCTGCGGCTGTGCTGAGCACGACATGGGACGGACTGCTCGACGGTACGCTGGTCAACGGCATGGCGCTGAGCCTGAGCCGCACCCTGGGCGGCTTGCTGATCGGTGGCGGCCTCGGTTTCGCCCTGGGCTTGCTCCTCGGCCTGTCACGTCTCAGCGAACGCCTGCTCGGCCCGACACTCGCCGCACTGCGGCAGATCGCGATTTTCGCCTGGGTGCCACTGCTCACCGCGTGGTTCGGTCTCGGCGAACTGGCCAAGTGGGTGTTCGTCGCTCTCGCCGCCTTCTTCCCGCTGTTCATCGCCACCCAGCGCAGCGTCGCCAACCTCTCGCCGCAACTCAACGAAGCCGCGCAAGTGCTGCGCCTCGGCCTCGGCCAGCGCCTGCGTCGACTGGTCCTGCCCGGTGCTGCGCCGGGGATCTTCGCCGGGCTGCGATTGAGCCTGATCTACGCCTGGCTCGGCACCATCGGCGCTGAATATTTCATGCCGTCCAATGGCGGCATCGGCAGCCAGATGATCGGCGCGCAGCAGCTGCTGCGCATGGATCTGATCATGGCCGGCATGCTGCTGGTCGGCCTCACCGGCGCCCTGCTCAACCTGATCGGCCAACGCCTGGAAATTCGCGCGACCCGCTGGAGACACGCATGA
- a CDS encoding ABC transporter substrate-binding protein, with product MNFPFKRIISLLAAPALAGFLALGAQAEELKEIRIAVPDLSAGTQHSGGGIVDVLRDQQIFEKAFAEQGIKIQWSFFKGAGPVINEAFANGQVDLAYLGDLAAIIGKSNGLDTRLLSATARGVKQYLGVVPGSGIKTLQDLKGKRVAIFRGTATQLSFDAALASQGLSEKDLKVINLDFNAAVSALAAKQIDASWGSSALSALQAKGLAELPLNTKDLGGAGSVQAVLLGNGKFVDAHPEVIAKLLKAQQQAVEWLTQDSNKDAYVQLVSGLASYPPVILAQDLKDQNLSEIFPSTLDPVFLSGLQDKVDLAAEQKLIRKPFKVSDWVAPELSAARL from the coding sequence ATGAACTTTCCCTTCAAACGAATCATCAGCCTGCTGGCCGCCCCGGCGCTTGCAGGCTTTCTTGCGCTTGGCGCCCAAGCCGAAGAACTCAAGGAAATCCGCATCGCCGTGCCCGACCTCAGCGCCGGCACTCAACACAGCGGCGGCGGTATCGTCGATGTGCTGCGCGATCAGCAGATCTTCGAAAAGGCATTCGCCGAGCAGGGCATCAAGATCCAGTGGAGTTTCTTCAAGGGCGCCGGGCCGGTGATCAATGAGGCGTTTGCCAACGGCCAGGTTGATCTGGCTTATCTCGGCGATCTGGCCGCGATCATCGGCAAATCCAATGGTCTGGACACGCGCCTGCTCAGCGCCACGGCGCGTGGGGTCAAGCAATACCTCGGCGTGGTGCCCGGCTCGGGGATCAAGACCCTGCAGGATCTCAAGGGCAAACGCGTGGCGATCTTTCGCGGGACGGCGACGCAGCTGTCGTTCGATGCGGCGCTCGCCAGTCAGGGCCTGAGCGAGAAGGATCTGAAGGTCATCAATCTGGATTTCAACGCGGCGGTTTCGGCACTCGCGGCCAAGCAGATCGATGCCTCGTGGGGCAGCTCCGCGCTGAGTGCCTTGCAAGCCAAAGGCCTGGCGGAATTGCCGCTCAACACCAAGGACCTCGGCGGCGCTGGCAGCGTGCAGGCGGTGTTGCTGGGTAATGGCAAGTTTGTGGACGCCCATCCTGAGGTCATTGCGAAACTGCTCAAGGCGCAGCAGCAAGCGGTCGAGTGGCTGACGCAGGACAGCAACAAGGACGCCTATGTGCAGCTGGTATCAGGGCTGGCCAGTTATCCGCCGGTGATTCTGGCTCAGGATCTGAAGGATCAGAATCTCAGCGAGATTTTCCCGTCGACACTGGATCCGGTGTTCTTGAGCGGCCTGCAGGACAAGGTTGACCTGGCGGCGGAGCAGAAGCTGATTCGCAAGCCGTTCAAGGTCAGCGATTGGGTGGCGCCAGAGCTTTCTGCAGCCAGGCTTTAG
- a CDS encoding LysR family transcriptional regulator produces MDLRQLRYFIALNEHRSFVRAADAMGITQPAFSRSIQGLEQEFGCVLVDRGNKDLRPTPEGQVVLQHALSLVQGAALLSAEVTQMTKLDAGEVHFGCGPAPAVKLVPDAVAQFINAHPKVRTCFQVDNWEKLSRALSREEIEFFIADIRHFESDPNFQTQPLTPKRGVFFCRPGHPLLAKESLSTNDMFDYPLAATLIPPGIRKLLANLSGRIDFSPTIETEHFPALVKVVLQSNAIGVGTEEAFIEDVAKGSLVLLHWRNLPQNLESMNARCGIVSRTGFRLSPAARAMIETLVAVDRQDVSVAV; encoded by the coding sequence ATGGATCTTCGCCAGTTGCGCTACTTCATCGCCCTCAACGAACACCGCAGTTTTGTCCGTGCGGCCGACGCCATGGGCATCACTCAACCGGCGTTCAGCCGCAGCATTCAGGGGCTGGAGCAGGAGTTCGGTTGCGTGCTGGTCGATCGCGGCAACAAGGATCTGCGCCCCACGCCCGAGGGCCAGGTGGTGCTGCAACACGCCTTGAGCCTGGTGCAGGGCGCAGCGTTGCTCAGCGCTGAAGTGACGCAAATGACCAAGCTCGACGCCGGCGAAGTGCATTTTGGTTGCGGGCCGGCGCCAGCGGTGAAACTGGTGCCGGACGCGGTGGCGCAATTCATCAATGCGCACCCGAAAGTGCGCACCTGTTTTCAGGTTGATAACTGGGAAAAACTGAGCCGCGCGCTGAGCCGCGAAGAGATCGAATTCTTCATCGCCGACATCCGTCATTTCGAGTCCGATCCGAATTTCCAGACGCAACCGCTGACGCCCAAGCGCGGGGTATTTTTCTGCCGGCCGGGGCATCCGTTGCTGGCCAAGGAAAGCCTGTCGACCAACGACATGTTCGACTACCCGCTGGCCGCCACCCTGATCCCGCCGGGCATTCGCAAGCTGCTGGCGAATCTCAGCGGGCGCATCGATTTCTCGCCGACCATCGAGACCGAGCACTTTCCGGCACTGGTCAAAGTGGTGCTGCAATCCAATGCAATCGGCGTCGGCACGGAGGAGGCGTTTATTGAGGATGTCGCCAAGGGTTCGCTGGTGCTGTTGCACTGGCGCAACCTGCCGCAGAACCTCGAAAGCATGAACGCCCGCTGCGGCATCGTCAGCCGCACCGGATTCCGGTTGTCGCCGGCGGCGAGGGCAATGATCGAGACGTTGGTCGCGGTGGATCGGCAGGACGTCAGCGTCGCCGTCTGA
- a CDS encoding TauD/TfdA dioxygenase family protein yields the protein MSNAALAVKPVSHALEIHPVAGRIGAEIRGVHLSGELDAATVEAIQQALVEYKVLFFREQTQLDDQRQEAFAHLLGEPVAHPTVPSREGTRYLLELDGAEGQRANSWHTDVTFVDAYPKASILRSVVAPAFGGDTLWANTATAYSGLPSELRELADKLTAVHSNEYDYAGAKPDVSAEKLERYRKVFTSTVYETEHPVVRVHPISGEKSLLLGHFVKRIKGYSQADSAHLFGLLQSHVIRQENTVRWRWQAGDVAIWDNRSTQHYAIDDYGTQDRVVRRVTLKGEVPVGVSGQRSQTIKGPDIVGV from the coding sequence ATGAGCAATGCTGCACTCGCCGTAAAACCCGTTTCTCACGCGCTGGAAATTCACCCGGTAGCCGGACGTATCGGTGCCGAAATCCGCGGCGTGCATCTGTCCGGTGAGCTGGACGCCGCCACTGTCGAAGCCATCCAGCAAGCCTTGGTCGAATACAAAGTGCTGTTCTTCCGCGAGCAGACGCAGCTCGACGATCAGCGTCAGGAAGCCTTCGCCCATCTGCTTGGCGAACCGGTGGCACACCCGACCGTGCCATCGCGCGAAGGCACCCGTTACCTGCTCGAGCTGGACGGCGCCGAAGGTCAGCGCGCCAACTCCTGGCACACCGACGTAACCTTCGTCGACGCCTACCCGAAAGCCTCGATCCTGCGCTCGGTGGTCGCCCCGGCCTTCGGCGGCGATACGCTGTGGGCCAACACCGCAACGGCATACAGCGGCTTGCCGAGCGAGCTGCGTGAGCTGGCCGACAAACTGACCGCTGTGCACAGCAACGAGTACGACTACGCCGGTGCGAAGCCGGACGTCTCGGCAGAGAAGCTGGAGCGCTATCGCAAAGTCTTCACCTCGACTGTCTACGAAACCGAGCACCCGGTGGTGCGCGTGCACCCGATCAGCGGCGAGAAGAGCTTGCTGCTGGGGCATTTCGTCAAACGCATCAAAGGTTATTCACAGGCCGATTCGGCACACTTGTTCGGCTTGCTGCAGAGCCATGTGATCCGCCAGGAAAACACTGTGCGCTGGCGCTGGCAGGCCGGTGATGTGGCGATCTGGGACAACCGCTCGACGCAGCATTACGCGATTGATGATTACGGCACCCAGGATCGCGTGGTGCGCCGGGTGACGCTCAAGGGCGAGGTGCCAGTAGGGGTGAGTGGGCAGCGCAGCCAGACCATCAAAGGTCCGGATATCGTCGGCGTCTGA
- a CDS encoding alkaline phosphatase family protein produces MPTPSNPVRNVLYIMCDQLRRDYLSCYGHPHLHTPNINRLAAEGVRFSRAYTQGTICGPSRMSAYTGRYVSSHQVAWNAVPLPLDELTIGDYLRPHGIRTALVGKTHATANVDALQRLAINPDSAQAELLNEVGFEPYLRHDGIYPDDPSFDDKRESAPYTQYLRAQGFDGKNPWHDWANAAEGENGEILSGWKMRHANLPARIPEQHSETVYTTNRAIDFITEQGEKSWCLHLSYIKPHWPYIVPEPYHALYSTKSILEAVRATPSAASKHPVYTAFRQHEESLNFSRDSVRLNVIPTYMGLIKQVDDQLGRLFDFLQSNGRWDDTLIVFTSDHGDFLGDHWLGEKEFLLEQAVGVPLIVRDPRAAADVTRGTVDERLAETIDALPTFLQALGLAGAEHRLEGRSLIPLLHGENPDWRRYAISEYDYAFQAPARERLGQPIDRCRMTMVRSERWKYLAYDGFRPQLFDLLNDPQELSDLGEDPAYAAVREEHAGYLFQWMRGLKRRTTISHQEIDLRGQRFRYGEPETEKVVQIGVW; encoded by the coding sequence ATGCCCACCCCATCCAACCCCGTGCGCAACGTGCTGTACATCATGTGCGATCAACTGCGCCGCGATTACCTGTCCTGCTACGGCCACCCGCATCTGCACACACCGAACATCAATCGCCTCGCCGCCGAAGGCGTTCGTTTCAGCCGTGCCTACACCCAAGGCACGATCTGCGGCCCGTCGCGGATGTCGGCCTACACCGGGCGCTATGTCAGCAGCCATCAAGTGGCCTGGAACGCGGTGCCGTTGCCGCTGGATGAATTGACGATCGGCGATTACCTGCGACCTCACGGCATCCGCACCGCGCTGGTCGGCAAGACCCATGCGACGGCCAATGTCGACGCCTTGCAGCGCCTGGCAATCAACCCGGACAGCGCGCAAGCCGAGTTGCTCAATGAGGTCGGCTTCGAACCGTACCTGCGCCACGACGGTATCTACCCCGACGATCCGTCATTCGACGACAAGCGCGAATCCGCGCCCTATACCCAATACCTGCGCGCGCAGGGCTTCGATGGCAAGAATCCCTGGCACGACTGGGCGAATGCCGCCGAAGGCGAGAACGGTGAAATCCTCAGCGGCTGGAAAATGCGTCATGCGAATTTGCCAGCACGAATTCCCGAGCAACACTCAGAGACTGTCTACACTACAAATCGCGCCATCGACTTCATCACCGAGCAAGGCGAGAAATCCTGGTGTTTACACCTCTCGTACATCAAACCGCACTGGCCCTACATCGTACCGGAACCGTACCACGCCTTGTACAGTACGAAATCGATTCTCGAAGCGGTCCGCGCGACGCCCTCCGCAGCCAGCAAACACCCCGTATACACTGCCTTTCGCCAGCATGAGGAAAGCCTCAACTTCTCCCGCGATTCAGTACGATTGAATGTAATCCCCACCTACATGGGCCTGATCAAGCAAGTGGATGATCAGTTGGGGCGGCTGTTCGATTTTCTGCAGAGCAACGGGCGTTGGGATGACACGTTGATCGTGTTCACCAGCGATCACGGCGATTTCCTTGGCGATCATTGGCTCGGTGAGAAGGAGTTTTTGCTGGAGCAGGCGGTGGGCGTGCCGCTGATCGTTCGCGATCCTCGGGCGGCGGCGGATGTCACTCGCGGCACTGTCGATGAGCGGCTGGCGGAAACCATTGATGCGTTGCCGACGTTTCTTCAAGCGTTGGGATTAGCGGGCGCGGAACACCGGCTGGAAGGGCGTTCATTGATCCCGCTGCTGCACGGGGAAAATCCCGATTGGCGCCGCTATGCAATCAGCGAATACGACTACGCCTTCCAGGCCCCGGCGCGGGAACGCCTCGGCCAGCCGATCGACCGGTGCCGCATGACCATGGTGCGCAGCGAGCGCTGGAAATACCTGGCGTACGACGGGTTTAGACCGCAGCTGTTTGATCTGTTGAATGATCCGCAGGAGCTGAGTGATCTGGGTGAGGACCCGGCGTACGCGGCGGTGCGCGAGGAGCATGCGGGGTATCTGTTTCAGTGGATGCGCGGACTGAAGCGGCGGACGACGATCAGCCATCAGGAGATCGACTTGCGCGGGCAGCGGTTTCGTTATGGCGAGCCGGAAACCGAGAAGGTTGTTCAGATTGGTGTGTGGTAG
- a CDS encoding LysR family transcriptional regulator translates to MHIDLRQLRHFIALVEQRSFVAGAQAVNLSQSAFSRSIQALEHSVGCQLVDRGRKELPPTKQGHVLLEHARRLVSGAQQMANEISQFNGLEAGELRFGCGPAPAAGLIPRAIGAFIGRYPKARVQFLVDDWQSLSKRLLSEEFEFFVADTRQFEADPDYQTYRLRARKWHFCCRAGHPLTAFERITAEQLLSYPLAVSIRPPNLRKVIVDLSGRPDFTPNVECENGSTLLSVVLRSEAIGIVGAYSDTLHLAKGELVCLKIEGLADDLEELYTRYGIVSRAGYRLSPLAEAMIEQIKVVDAEDEEVCSLENFAV, encoded by the coding sequence ATGCATATCGACTTGCGCCAACTGCGTCACTTCATCGCTCTGGTTGAGCAACGCAGCTTCGTCGCTGGCGCGCAGGCGGTGAACCTGTCGCAGTCGGCATTCAGCCGCAGCATCCAAGCACTGGAACACAGCGTCGGCTGCCAGTTGGTCGACCGTGGGCGCAAGGAATTGCCGCCGACCAAACAGGGCCATGTGCTGCTCGAACATGCGCGGCGACTGGTCAGCGGTGCGCAGCAGATGGCCAATGAGATCAGCCAGTTCAATGGCCTCGAGGCCGGGGAATTGCGCTTTGGTTGCGGGCCGGCGCCAGCCGCCGGATTGATCCCGCGCGCGATCGGCGCATTCATCGGCCGCTACCCGAAGGCGCGCGTACAGTTTCTGGTCGATGACTGGCAGAGCCTGAGCAAACGCCTGCTCAGCGAAGAGTTCGAATTCTTCGTCGCCGATACCCGGCAATTCGAGGCCGATCCGGATTACCAGACCTACCGCTTGCGGGCACGCAAATGGCATTTCTGCTGCCGCGCCGGGCATCCACTGACGGCGTTTGAACGCATCACTGCCGAGCAATTGCTGAGTTATCCACTGGCGGTCAGCATCCGCCCGCCGAACCTGCGCAAGGTCATCGTCGACCTCAGCGGTCGTCCGGATTTCACCCCGAATGTGGAATGCGAAAACGGTTCGACGCTGTTGAGCGTGGTGCTGCGTTCGGAGGCGATCGGAATTGTCGGCGCGTATTCCGATACGCTGCATCTGGCCAAGGGTGAGCTGGTCTGTTTGAAGATCGAAGGCCTGGCGGATGATCTGGAGGAGCTGTACACCCGCTACGGCATTGTCAGCCGCGCGGGGTATCGGCTGTCGCCGCTGGCCGAAGCGATGATTGAGCAGATCAAAGTGGTTGATGCGGAGGATGAGGAGGTGTGTTCGCTGGAGAATTTTGCTGTCTGA
- a CDS encoding TonB-dependent receptor produces the protein MSPLNLALPPSPRRLKRLPLALLLAGSATWTHGYAAEAETPPPVPAGTAAASGSQLETVTVTTRRREESSQDVPTPMSVVSGQNLETQRVYRIQDLQQLVPSVNVAYMHARQSSVSIRGLGNNPASDGLEGSVGLYIDNVYLGRPGMAVFDLMDIEQLEVLRGPQGTLFGKNTTAGVINISTRAPSFTPERSIETSVGEDGYFQTKGTISGPLNDQLAGRFSAYRTRSDGDIKNEYDGHDLNGGSREGFRAQLLFKPNEDFNLRWIGDYNEEDSSAGTRVLYNTGPTINGVNLYESRASAAGATLVNGRHRKVNLDNDQHVTVHQGGTSVEANWTLPSDFTLTSVSSYRFWNFTPRNDDGLNVPASYNAGVSVEDKQYSQEFRLASPKGEFFDYVVGAYYFGSDLNNKSFSYYGPQADIWNGTPAGSLANVTSIGNGHIQTDSFALFAQGTWHVSERLDFTAGVRGTYEEKNASVGRNAPVGGVAVAGAAANARRGRAGAYDSGDLNQYSSSPSGLLNLSYRITDDVLGYATLSHGEKSGGVNLAVGSAPTAGADSLLIGTERANNAELGFKSTLWDRRLQLNANVFWTQVNAYQTNAYDAANRVQYLTNAGSVRSRGVEFESTLVPLRGLTLNFNGSYNDVSYLSYKDAPCPPEVSQAPGAPASCDLSGHQVVGASKWIGNANGEYKWNLANGYEPYVTGSYAFRSKAVGTVEDSDYGQIPSYAVVNFSTGLRGDFNQGQWDVSLWLKNAFDKTYYTTLWTGGNGGYEGLLGTPRTLGVTGRYDF, from the coding sequence ATGAGTCCGTTGAATCTCGCGTTACCCCCATCTCCCCGACGGCTCAAACGCCTGCCTTTGGCGCTGTTGCTGGCAGGCAGCGCCACCTGGACTCACGGCTATGCCGCCGAAGCCGAAACCCCTCCGCCCGTCCCCGCAGGCACAGCGGCGGCCAGCGGTTCCCAGCTGGAAACCGTGACCGTCACCACGCGCCGCCGCGAAGAAAGTTCGCAAGACGTGCCGACGCCAATGAGCGTGGTCAGTGGGCAGAATCTGGAGACGCAACGGGTGTACCGGATTCAGGATCTGCAGCAACTGGTGCCCAGCGTCAACGTCGCCTACATGCATGCGCGCCAATCCAGCGTGTCGATCCGTGGCCTGGGCAACAACCCGGCCAGTGATGGTCTGGAAGGCAGCGTTGGTCTGTACATCGACAACGTCTATCTGGGCCGTCCGGGGATGGCGGTGTTCGACCTGATGGACATCGAGCAGCTCGAAGTCTTGCGCGGTCCACAAGGCACGCTGTTCGGCAAGAACACCACCGCCGGGGTTATCAACATCAGCACCCGCGCGCCCAGTTTCACGCCTGAACGCAGCATCGAAACCTCGGTCGGCGAGGATGGGTACTTCCAGACCAAGGGTACGATTTCCGGACCGCTCAACGACCAACTGGCCGGGCGCTTCTCGGCGTATCGCACGCGCAGTGACGGCGACATCAAGAACGAATACGACGGCCACGACCTCAACGGCGGCTCCCGCGAGGGCTTCCGCGCGCAGCTGTTGTTCAAGCCCAATGAAGATTTCAATCTGCGCTGGATCGGCGATTACAACGAGGAAGATTCCAGCGCCGGCACCCGCGTGCTGTACAACACCGGGCCGACCATCAACGGCGTCAATCTGTATGAATCGCGGGCCAGTGCGGCCGGGGCGACGCTGGTCAACGGCCGGCATCGCAAAGTCAATCTCGACAATGATCAGCACGTCACCGTGCATCAGGGCGGCACGTCGGTGGAAGCCAACTGGACGTTGCCGAGCGACTTCACCCTGACGTCGGTCAGCTCTTATCGTTTCTGGAATTTCACCCCGCGCAACGACGATGGCCTCAACGTGCCGGCCAGTTACAACGCCGGCGTGTCGGTGGAAGACAAACAGTATTCGCAGGAATTTCGCCTGGCCTCGCCCAAGGGTGAGTTCTTCGATTATGTGGTTGGCGCCTACTATTTCGGCTCGGATCTGAACAACAAATCCTTCTCCTATTACGGCCCGCAGGCCGACATCTGGAATGGCACCCCGGCGGGCAGCCTGGCCAATGTCACCAGCATCGGCAACGGCCATATCCAGACCGACAGTTTCGCCCTCTTTGCCCAAGGCACCTGGCACGTGAGCGAACGCCTGGATTTCACTGCTGGGGTGCGTGGCACCTATGAAGAGAAAAACGCCTCGGTCGGCCGCAACGCGCCGGTCGGCGGTGTAGCTGTGGCCGGCGCGGCAGCCAATGCGCGTCGGGGGCGTGCCGGCGCCTACGATTCCGGTGACTTGAATCAGTACAGCTCCAGCCCCTCGGGACTGCTCAACCTGAGCTATCGCATCACCGACGACGTGCTCGGTTACGCCACGCTGTCCCACGGCGAAAAATCCGGCGGGGTCAACCTCGCGGTCGGCTCAGCACCGACGGCTGGCGCCGACTCGCTATTGATCGGCACCGAGCGCGCCAACAACGCCGAACTCGGTTTCAAAAGCACCCTGTGGGATCGCCGCCTGCAACTCAACGCCAACGTGTTCTGGACCCAGGTCAACGCCTACCAGACCAACGCCTATGACGCCGCCAATCGCGTGCAATACCTGACCAACGCCGGTTCCGTGCGCTCGCGCGGCGTCGAGTTCGAAAGCACCCTGGTGCCGCTGCGTGGGCTGACGCTGAATTTCAACGGCTCGTACAACGACGTCAGCTACCTCTCGTACAAAGATGCACCGTGCCCGCCGGAAGTCAGCCAGGCCCCGGGTGCACCGGCCTCGTGCGACCTCAGCGGCCATCAAGTGGTCGGCGCGTCGAAATGGATCGGCAACGCCAACGGCGAATACAAATGGAATCTGGCTAACGGCTACGAACCCTACGTCACCGGCAGCTATGCGTTCCGCTCCAAAGCGGTGGGCACGGTCGAGGATTCCGATTACGGGCAGATCCCCAGTTATGCGGTGGTCAACTTCTCCACCGGCCTGCGCGGCGATTTCAATCAGGGCCAATGGGACGTCTCGCTGTGGCTGAAAAACGCCTTCGACAAAACCTACTACACGACCCTGTGGACCGGCGGCAACGGCGGCTATGAGGGCCTGCTCGGCACGCCACGGACCCTCGGCGTTACCGGTCGCTACGACTTCTGA